Proteins encoded within one genomic window of Episyrphus balteatus chromosome 1, idEpiBalt1.1, whole genome shotgun sequence:
- the LOC129906858 gene encoding inosine triphosphate pyrophosphatase, with protein MSKPITFVTGNAKKLEELVAILGPNFPRKVISKKVDLPELQGEINEICIIKCKEAAKLVDGPVLVEDTCLCFNAMKGLPGPYIKWFLEKLGPEGLYQMLAGWEDKSARAVCTLGFSEGINSEPIVFQGITEGTIVPPSGPRDFGWDPVFKPNDYQQTYAEMPKLEKNKISHRYRALAAFQDHFKPKDQ; from the exons ATGTCAAAACCAATAACATTTGTTACTGGAAATGCCAAAAAACTCGAAGAACTTGTTGCCATTCTCGGTCCAAACTTTCCCCGCAAAGTCATCTCCAAAAAAGTAGATTTACCCGAATTGCAAggtgaaataaatgaaatttgtattatCAAATGCAAGGAAGCCGCTAAATTAGTAGATGGCCCAGTGCTCGTTGAAGATACATGTCTTTGTTTTAATGCCATGAAGGGGTTACCAG gaCCTTACATAAAATGGTTCTTGGAAAAACTTGGCCCCGAAGGTTTATACCAAATGCTCGCTGGATGGGAAGACAAATCAGCTCGAGCTGTATGCACACTTGGTTTCTCTGAAGGAATCAATTCAGAGCCAATTGTCTTTCAAGGAATTACCGAAGGAACTATTGTTCCACCAAGTGGTCCGAGGGATTTCGGTTGGGATCCAGTATTTAAACCTAATGACTACCAACAAACTTACGCCGAAATGCCAAAGTTggagaagaacaaaatttcacatcGATATCGAGCTCTTGCTGCATTCCAGGATCATTTTAAACCTAAAGACCAATAA
- the LOC129921382 gene encoding mannose-P-dolichol utilization defect 1 protein homolog yields the protein MMAEEAVKNLALYIMNEECYDNYFVDHDFLDVPCFKALLSKGLGMGIIAGSLLVKVPQVLKILANKSGEGISVMGVLLDLVAITFHMSYNFMNGYPFSAWGDAVFLILQTAAIAALIFFYGGSSAKAGVFLAAYSTIVYVLNSGLTPLKIIFMAQSINIPIILVGKMTQAYTNYKNKSTGQLSAATCFMLLAGSLARIFTSIQETGDPMMVLTFGVSSFANAVIVAQMVYYWKKTGKKPIKTKVSPKKAKSKKIN from the exons atgatgGCCGAAgaagctgttaaaaatttagctCTCTACATAATGAATGAGGAATGCTATGACAATTATTTTGTCGATCATGATTTCCTTGATG TACCATGTTTCAAAGCCCTTTTAAGCAAAGGACTTGGCATGGGAATCATTGCAGGTTCGTTACTAGTCAAAGTGCCACAGGTGCTTAAAATCCTTGCTAACAAAAGTGGCGAGGGCATCAGTGTAATGGGTGTTCTACTCGATTTGGTGGCTATCACATTCCATATGTCGTATAATTTTATGAATGGCTACCCCTTCAGTGCTTGGGGTGATGCAGTCTTTTTGATTCTTCAAACTGCTGCCATTGCTGCGTTGATTTTCTTTTATGGAGGTTCCTCAGCTAAAGCTGGAGTATTCTTGGCAGCATACTCGACAATTGTATATGTTCTAAATTCGGGTCTAACGCCGCTGAAGATAATCTTCATGGCACAAAGTATTAACATCCCAATCATCTTGGTTGGCAAAATGACACAAGCTTAtacaaactacaaaaacaaGAGTACTGGCCAATTGTCAGCAGCAACTTGCTTCATGTTGTTGGCTGGTTCTTTGGCAAGGATATTCACATCAATCCAAGAGACTGGGGATCCAATGATGGTGCTCACTTTTGGAGTATCTTCGTTTGCCAATGCGGTGATTGTTGCACAGATGGTTTACTACTGGAAGAAGACTGGCAAGAAACCTATTAAGACTAAGGTTTCACCAAAGAAAGCAAAGAGCAAGAAGATTAACTAA